The Pseudomonadota bacterium genome contains the following window.
CTTGAAGCGGCGAAGCACGTCGTCGAAGCGACGGTCGAGTGACTGGATGCGCGCCGCGACCTCAGGCGGAACCAGGCCAGAGATGTCGGGTGCGTCACCGCCTTCTTCTTCAGTGGCGGCCTCGCTCTCGGAGGCGCCATCTGCGTCCGGGCGAACGCCCCCGGAAACGCGACGGATCTTTCTCGACCGACCTTCTGTGGAAGTCACGTGGATACTCTCCTTACCCTGAGACGCACGGCACGAGGGGTTGACGCAGCCCTCGCCGGGTTCGATCGCCGCCCGCAACGAGGCGCTTGGCGGACGTCACCGCAGTCACGATGACCAGAAAAGGTTCGCCGAGACAGGCCAGAACCCTTCATTGAATCGTTCTGCACGCCCGCGTCGACACACGGGCTCAGCCCGGCGCGCCGATGGCCGCCTCCACCGTCGACAGGAGCGTGCCCGCAGACACCAGCCTTCCGACGGTCTGGATGTCGTCGCAGAGCACCCGATCCGACTCGAGCGGGCGAACGTGTGCCCGCACGGTCTCGTAGGCTGCCCGGGTACCCCGCCCGAACGCCGGTGGATTGCGGAAGTCGAGGGCCTGCGCGGCGCACATGGCCTCGATGCCGAGAATGGTGAAGGTGTGCTCGACCAGGCGCGCCAGCTTGCGCGCCGAGGTCATGCCCATGCTCACGTGGTCTTCCTGCCCTGCCGAGGTGGGAATCGTGTCGACGCTCGACGGGTGGGCCAGCACCTTGTTCTCGGACGCCAGGGCGGCCGCGGTGTACTGGCTGATCATGAGGCCCGAGTGAAGCCCGCTGCCCCGAGAGAGGAACGGGGGCAGGCCGCTCAGCGCGGGATCGAGCAGACGATAGGTGCGCCGCTCGGAGATGTTGGCGATGTAGGTGAGCCCGATGGCGGCGCTGTCCATCGCCAGCGCCACGGGCGCGCCATGGAAGTTGCCACCGCTGATGATGAGCCCCTCCTCCGGGAACACGAGCGGGTTGTCGGTGGCGGCGCACAGCTCGCGCTCGATGGCGTCTTCAGCATAGCGGTGCACGTCGCGAGCCGCCCCGTGAACCTGCGGGATGCAGCGCAGGGAATAGGCGTCTTGCACCTGCGAGCAGTCCTTGTGCCCCTGGATCAGCGGGCTGTCGGCCAGGATCTCGCGCATGTGCGCGGCCACCGCGGCCTGTCCGGGCTGACGGCGAACGTCGTGGAGGCGCGCGTGCATGACCGAGTCGGTGCCCATGAGCGCCTCGAGCGACATGGCCGCCACGACGTCGGCGGTGCGCAGCGCAACGTCCATGTCGTGCATGGCGAGAGCGCCGTACGCGGTCATTGCCTGGGTGCCGTTGATGAGGGCCAGGCCCTCCTTCGCCCCGAGCTGCAGCGGCGCGAGACCCGCCCGCTTGAGCGCCCGCGCCGCGCTCATGCGGCGTCCCTCGCAGAAGATCTCGCCCTCTCCGATGAGCGCCAGCGACAGGTGCGCGAGAGGAGAGAGATCTCCGCTTGCCCCCACCGAGCCCTGCTGCGGCACCACCGGATGCAGGCGATGGTTGAGCAGGTCGATCAGCGCTTGAATCACCTCGAGACGAACGCCGGAGTAGCCCTGCGCGAGCGCCGACGCCCGCAGGAGGAGCATGGCGCGCACCTTCTCCTCGGGCATGGGCTCCCCTACTCCCGCGCAGTGGCTCCGAACGAGGTTGCGCTGCAGATCACTGATGTCGCGTGGAGAGATGCGCACCGAAGCGAGCGACCCGAAGCCCGTGTTGACCCCGTAGGCCGTACGACCGCTGGCGAGCCATTCCTCGATGAACCGCCGCGAGCGCCGCACCCGCTCGAAGCACGCGGGGCCGAGCTCGACCCGCACCCCATCACGGGCCACCCGGGCCACATCGGAGACCGTCAGGCTGTGATCCCCGACGCAGAGCGACTCAGCCGCCATGGCTCGGCGCTTCGAGGTCAAGGATCTTGATCATGCGCTTGCGCTCCTCGGCGTACCCCATGCGCTCGTAGAAGCGCACGGCGCGCTCGTTCGCCGTGGTGACACCCAGGCCGATGTACTTGAATCCGCGCGAGCGCGAGAAGTCTTCCGCGCGGCGCATGAGCGCCTGCCCCACCCCGTGGCTCCACGCGTCGGGAACCACCGCGAGGTCGAAGATCCAGCCCTGCGACTCGCCCGTCGACGACTCAGTGTAGCCGCAGACGATGACCACATGGCCCAGGAAGCGGCCGCTCCCCTCCTCCTCTGCCATGAAGATGCCCACGTGAGGCTGATGGATGGCGTCGTTGAGCGCCAGCAGGTCGCGGCGACGGAACTCCTGCACCTCGGTGGGGGGTATCTCACGAAACGGAGAGACGCTGTGCGAGACAGCATCTACCGCCAGATCTACAACCTTGGGCAGATCCTCGACGCGAGCCGCGCGAATGGTGAAGCCCATCAGACCGCCCTCCCACGGGTGCCGCGACGCGCGCCGGCCGCGCCTGCGTGGAGCGTCTGCGCGTCAGAGCACGCTGCAGGTCGAGCAGGCCTGGGTCGCGCACGACGAGCACCCGCTCTTCGACTCTGAGCGCTCGGTGGTGTCGCCGTCGATGGGGCCGGGGGCAAAGCCTCCGAGCCGGAAGGGGGAGAAGCGCCGAGAGACGGCACCGCCGCAATCAGCGCAGACAACGCTGGTTGCGTCGGCCACCGTGCGGCAGAACTGCTCGAACGTGATCTCGCACGCCGCGCATCGGAAGTCATAGATGGGCATGAGGCCAATATAGCAGAGCCCTCTCGTTTGTTCAAACCGCGCGCGCTCACGCCGGCGCCGTGACGCCCTCCGTCGGCGCCCACTTGAGCACCGGGTTGCGCGCCGCGGTCACCTCGTCGAGACGTCGCACCGGCAGGGTGCGGGGCGCCCCCACGACGCTCTCGGGGCTGTCCGCCGCGCGATGCGCGATGTCGACCAGGGCCTCGGCGAAGGCGTCGAGGGTCTGACGCGACTCGGTCTCGGTCGGCTCGATCATGATGGCTTCCTCGACGATGAGGGGGAAGTACACCGTGGGCGCGTGAAAGCCGTAGTCGAGCAGCTTCTTGGCGATGTCGAGGGCACGAACGCCCTGCTTCTTCTGGCGCTTGCCGGTGAGCACGAACTCGTGCATGGCGCGACGATCAAACGCCAGATCGTATGCGCCACGTACCTTCGCGAGCACATAGTTGGCGTTGAGCACGGCGTTCTCGCTCACCTTGCGCAGCCCGTCCGGACCGTAGGCGCGGATGTAGGCGTAGGCGCGGGCGAGCATGCCGAAGTTGCCATTGAACGACCGCACCCGTCCGATGGTGTGCGGCGCATCGACGAGATGGGCGCGACCGCCCTCGGTGGTGACGAGGGGGCTGGGCAGGAAGTCGACGAGCTCGCCTCGGGCCCCCACGGGTCCGGAGCCGGGGCCACCGCCGCCATGCGGCGTGCTGAAGGTCTTGTGCAGGTTGATGTGCACCAGGTCGAAGCCCATGTCGCCCGGACGGGCCTTGCCCATGAGCGCATTGAGATTGGCCCCATCGTAGTACAGCAGCGCGCCCACCTCACGCAGGCGCTTCGAGATGCGCACGATGTTCTCTTCGAACACCCCGAGCGTGCTCGGATTGGTGAGCATCATGCACGCGGTGTGCTCGTCGACGACCTTGTCGAGGGCGTCGAAATCAACGTTCCCACGGTCGTCTGACTTCACGGTCACCACGTCGAAGCCGGCCAGGCGCGCACTCGACGGGTTGGTGCCGTGCGCCGAGTCAGGGATGATGACCTTGTTGCGCGGCTGCCCCTTCTTCTTGAAGTAGGCCCGCACCATGAGCAGGGCGGTCATCTCGCCGTGCGCACCCGCGGCGGGTTGCAGCGTGAAGCGGTCCATGCCGGCCACGCCGCACAGGGCGCACTCGAGCATGGCCATGAGCTGCAACGCGCCCTGGGCGTCTTCTTCCGGCTGGTTGGGGTGCAGCCAGGCAAACCCCGGCAGGCGCGCCACGCGCTCGTTCACCTTGGGGTTGTACTTCATGGTGCACGAGCCCAACGGATAGAAGTGGGTCTCGATGCAGAAGTTGAGGTGCGACAGACGCGTGAAGTGGCGGAGCAGATCGAGCTCCGACACCTCCGGCAGCGCGGGCACGCTCGCGGTCGTGAGGCCCGCCTGCTCGAGGTCGCTCAGCGACACCTCGGGGGTGTCGTCGGGAGGCGGCGCCACGCCGCGGCGTCCCGGGACGCCGATTTCAAAGATCAGGGGTTCAGCGAACTGCATTCGACTCTCCAGCACTTTCTCGGCGCGGCCTCCTTCGGCGAGACCCGCGCCGTGCAATCAGCGCAGCGCGGGGCTGCGCAGCGAGGCGAGGGCCTCCACGACCCGATCGATGTCGGCTCGGGACAGCACCTCGGTGGCACAGAACAGCATGTGCTCGGCCATCTCGGGGTAGTGGCGGCCCAGTGCGTAACCGCCGACGATGTCGTGCGCGGCAAGCGTCGCGTTGATCTGCGACGGCTCGACCGTGGCGCGCATCGCGAACTCGTGGTAGAAGGGCTTGTCGAAGCTCGGCGTCAGCAGGCCGGTCTCGACGAGCCGCTGG
Protein-coding sequences here:
- the hutH gene encoding histidine ammonia-lyase, with amino-acid sequence MAAESLCVGDHSLTVSDVARVARDGVRVELGPACFERVRRSRRFIEEWLASGRTAYGVNTGFGSLASVRISPRDISDLQRNLVRSHCAGVGEPMPEEKVRAMLLLRASALAQGYSGVRLEVIQALIDLLNHRLHPVVPQQGSVGASGDLSPLAHLSLALIGEGEIFCEGRRMSAARALKRAGLAPLQLGAKEGLALINGTQAMTAYGALAMHDMDVALRTADVVAAMSLEALMGTDSVMHARLHDVRRQPGQAAVAAHMREILADSPLIQGHKDCSQVQDAYSLRCIPQVHGAARDVHRYAEDAIERELCAATDNPLVFPEEGLIISGGNFHGAPVALAMDSAAIGLTYIANISERRTYRLLDPALSGLPPFLSRGSGLHSGLMISQYTAAALASENKVLAHPSSVDTIPTSAGQEDHVSMGMTSARKLARLVEHTFTILGIEAMCAAQALDFRNPPAFGRGTRAAYETVRAHVRPLESDRVLCDDIQTVGRLVSAGTLLSTVEAAIGAPG
- a CDS encoding GNAT family N-acetyltransferase, which produces MGFTIRAARVEDLPKVVDLAVDAVSHSVSPFREIPPTEVQEFRRRDLLALNDAIHQPHVGIFMAEEEGSGRFLGHVVIVCGYTESSTGESQGWIFDLAVVPDAWSHGVGQALMRRAEDFSRSRGFKYIGLGVTTANERAVRFYERMGYAEERKRMIKILDLEAPSHGG
- a CDS encoding zinc ribbon domain-containing protein — translated: MPIYDFRCAACEITFEQFCRTVADATSVVCADCGGAVSRRFSPFRLGGFAPGPIDGDTTERSESKSGCSSCATQACSTCSVL
- a CDS encoding glycine dehydrogenase subunit 2, translated to MQFAEPLIFEIGVPGRRGVAPPPDDTPEVSLSDLEQAGLTTASVPALPEVSELDLLRHFTRLSHLNFCIETHFYPLGSCTMKYNPKVNERVARLPGFAWLHPNQPEEDAQGALQLMAMLECALCGVAGMDRFTLQPAAGAHGEMTALLMVRAYFKKKGQPRNKVIIPDSAHGTNPSSARLAGFDVVTVKSDDRGNVDFDALDKVVDEHTACMMLTNPSTLGVFEENIVRISKRLREVGALLYYDGANLNALMGKARPGDMGFDLVHINLHKTFSTPHGGGGPGSGPVGARGELVDFLPSPLVTTEGGRAHLVDAPHTIGRVRSFNGNFGMLARAYAYIRAYGPDGLRKVSENAVLNANYVLAKVRGAYDLAFDRRAMHEFVLTGKRQKKQGVRALDIAKKLLDYGFHAPTVYFPLIVEEAIMIEPTETESRQTLDAFAEALVDIAHRAADSPESVVGAPRTLPVRRLDEVTAARNPVLKWAPTEGVTAPA